Genomic window (Sphingosinicella microcystinivorans):
TTCTACATCTACGTGACGGCGGCGGCGCTGGTGTTCGGGCCGCTGTTCTTCCCGGCCGAATCGCCGTCCGTGCAGCTCATGATGTCCTACGCGAGCTTCAGCATCGCGTTCATCGCGCGGCCGCTCGGCGCCAGCGTGTTCGGGCATTTCGGCGACCGCATCGGGCGCAAGTCGACGCTCGTCGCCTCGCTGATGCTCATGGGCGGATCTACGCTCGCCATCGCCTTCCTGCCGACCTACGAGACCGCCGGGTGGATCGCGCCGCTGCTGCTGTGCATCCTGCGCTTCGGGCAGGGCTTCGGGCTCGGCGGCGAATGGGGCGGAGCGGCGCTGCTCGCGGTGGAGAACGCGCCGCCCGGCTGGCGCGGCCGCTTCGGCATGTTCCCGCAATTGGGCGCGCCCGTGGGCTTCATCGCGGCGAACGGCCTGTTCCTGATCCTCGGCCTGACGCTGACGCCCGAAGAGTTCTTCGCGTGGGGCTGGCGGCTGCCGTTCCTTGCCAGCGTCGTCCTCGTCGGCGTCGGCCTGTGGGTGCGCCTCAAGCTCACCGAGACGCCCGCCTTCGCCGCGGCGATGGAGCAGGGACCGCCGCCGCGGGTGCCGCTCGCGCAGCTTTTCCGCCACCACTGGCGCGAGACGCTGGCCGGCACGTTCACCGTCGTCTGCTGCTTCGCGATCTTCTACCTCGCGACCGCGT
Coding sequences:
- a CDS encoding MFS transporter; the protein is MADKTKLPPSTRRVLTASLVGTAVEFYDFYIYVTAAALVFGPLFFPAESPSVQLMMSYASFSIAFIARPLGASVFGHFGDRIGRKSTLVASLMLMGGSTLAIAFLPTYETAGWIAPLLLCILRFGQGFGLGGEWGGAALLAVENAPPGWRGRFGMFPQLGAPVGFIAANGLFLILGLTLTPEEFFAWGWRLPFLASVVLVGVGLWVRLKLTETPAFAAAMEQGPPPRVPLAQLFRHHWRETLAGTFTVVCCFAIFYLATAFALGYGTTTLGIARETFLSILLGAILFMAIGILIAGWLSDVKTPRLILMAGCVGTVPTGLLLAPLMEGGALLPIFLFLSLALLMMGFVYGPLGAFLPSLFPARVRYTGVSMAFNVGGILGGGLAPNIAQALADRGGLAPVGLYLAGAALVSFIGLLMVRPTDTP